In Eupeodes corollae chromosome 3, idEupCoro1.1, whole genome shotgun sequence, a single genomic region encodes these proteins:
- the LOC129949043 gene encoding hydroxylysine kinase isoform X2, which yields MELNALSKKSYTLNTNFELGDKTTGEGKFSPVSEDVKQNNGTNTSIVAKSAEAGEELLQPGSDIQPKVSTEDVHSLAQRLYGITIGDFKELISYDDRNYFITEDKNVKNPLITRTWPHGYVMKILNAHDSKEPEFIDAQNELLIHLSKQGIQCPRPIVNLHGKNFSVEKINGVNYVVRLLEFIPGKIFHQVTKSNYLFFQSGEYLAKVNRAMKDFNHDAYKTHKTLWNLQSISQLKQFLYVLTDHGRKLIVEQIIEAFETHVLPKVDKMTKQVIHGDYNEQNIIVEQKRKNSDEFKVCGIIDFGDTSYSPIIFEIGVAMTYMILQAKSLVAGGVFLAGYDTNKPLKAEEKKYLKYCVAARLAQSLTMGAYTHSLHPSNDYVLVTQETGWKMIEDLWVHNFEGIDEIWADAADHYLKQSDK from the exons ATGGAGTTGAACGCCTTGTCGAAAAAGTCCTACAcacttaatacaaattttgaacttgGTGATAAAACAACTGGAGAAGGAAAATTTTCACCAGTTTCTGAGGacgttaaacaaaataatggaaCTAATACCAGCATCGTCGCCAAAAGTGCCGAAGCAGGAGAAGAACTCCTTCAACCAGGATCCGATATCCAACCAAAAGTCTCCACAGAAGACGTTCATAGTTTAGCCCAACGGTTATATGGAATTACGATTGGAGATTTTAAGGAGTTGATTTCTTACGATGATCGGAATTATTTTATCACCGAAGACAA aaatgtCAAGAATCCTCTAATAACTAGAACCTGGCCCCATGGATATGTTATGAAAATTCTAAATGCCCACGACTCCAAGGAACCAGAATTTATCGATGCTCAAAATGAATTATTGATTCATTTGT CTAAACAAGGTATCCAGTGTCCCAGGCCTATTGTCAACCTACACGGGAAGAACTTCTCGGTTGAGAAAATAAATGGTGTCAATTATGTTGTGAGACTGTTGGAATTCATTCCAGGGAAAATATTCCACCAAGTAACCAAATCCAATTATTTGTTCTTCCAGAGTGGAGAATACCTGGCAAAGGTTAATCGAGCTATGAAG GACTTCAATCACGATGCGTATAAGACTCATAAAACCCTCTGGAATCTCCAGTCAATTTCTCAACTCAAACAATTCCTATACGTTCTTACAGATCACGGACGTAAATTGATCGTCGAGCAAATCATCGAAGCCTTTGAAACTCATGTTCTTCCAAAAGTCGATAAGATGACTAAGCAAGTTATCCATGGAGATTATAATGAACAAAATATCATAGTCGAACAGAAGAGGAAGAACTCGGATGAGTTCAAAGTTTGTGGAATCATCGACTTTGGAGACACAAGCTATTCACCGATTATCTTTGAAATTGGCGTAGCTATGACTTATATGATTTTGCAAGCCAAAAGTCTTGTAGCTGGTGGAGTGTTTTTGGCCGGTTATGATACCAATAAACCCCTGAAGGCAGAagagaagaaatatttgaaatattgtgttGCAGCAAGGCTAGCTCAGAGTTTGACTATGGGAGCCTACACACATTCTCTCCATCCGAGCAATGATTATGTGCTGGTTACGCAGGAAACTGGTTGGAAAATGATTGAAGATTTATGGGTGCACAACTTTGAGGGAATCGATGAAATTTGGGCTGATGCAGCTGATCATTATTTGAAGCAGAGCGATAAGTGA
- the LOC129949043 gene encoding hydroxylysine kinase isoform X1 has protein sequence MERLITPRKKITRLKSGISLTDIMELNALSKKSYTLNTNFELGDKTTGEGKFSPVSEDVKQNNGTNTSIVAKSAEAGEELLQPGSDIQPKVSTEDVHSLAQRLYGITIGDFKELISYDDRNYFITEDKNVKNPLITRTWPHGYVMKILNAHDSKEPEFIDAQNELLIHLSKQGIQCPRPIVNLHGKNFSVEKINGVNYVVRLLEFIPGKIFHQVTKSNYLFFQSGEYLAKVNRAMKDFNHDAYKTHKTLWNLQSISQLKQFLYVLTDHGRKLIVEQIIEAFETHVLPKVDKMTKQVIHGDYNEQNIIVEQKRKNSDEFKVCGIIDFGDTSYSPIIFEIGVAMTYMILQAKSLVAGGVFLAGYDTNKPLKAEEKKYLKYCVAARLAQSLTMGAYTHSLHPSNDYVLVTQETGWKMIEDLWVHNFEGIDEIWADAADHYLKQSDK, from the exons ATGGAAAG GTTGATAACACcccgaaaaaaaataacgagATTGAAATCTGGAATCAGTTTAACAGACATAATGGAGTTGAACGCCTTGTCGAAAAAGTCCTACAcacttaatacaaattttgaacttgGTGATAAAACAACTGGAGAAGGAAAATTTTCACCAGTTTCTGAGGacgttaaacaaaataatggaaCTAATACCAGCATCGTCGCCAAAAGTGCCGAAGCAGGAGAAGAACTCCTTCAACCAGGATCCGATATCCAACCAAAAGTCTCCACAGAAGACGTTCATAGTTTAGCCCAACGGTTATATGGAATTACGATTGGAGATTTTAAGGAGTTGATTTCTTACGATGATCGGAATTATTTTATCACCGAAGACAA aaatgtCAAGAATCCTCTAATAACTAGAACCTGGCCCCATGGATATGTTATGAAAATTCTAAATGCCCACGACTCCAAGGAACCAGAATTTATCGATGCTCAAAATGAATTATTGATTCATTTGT CTAAACAAGGTATCCAGTGTCCCAGGCCTATTGTCAACCTACACGGGAAGAACTTCTCGGTTGAGAAAATAAATGGTGTCAATTATGTTGTGAGACTGTTGGAATTCATTCCAGGGAAAATATTCCACCAAGTAACCAAATCCAATTATTTGTTCTTCCAGAGTGGAGAATACCTGGCAAAGGTTAATCGAGCTATGAAG GACTTCAATCACGATGCGTATAAGACTCATAAAACCCTCTGGAATCTCCAGTCAATTTCTCAACTCAAACAATTCCTATACGTTCTTACAGATCACGGACGTAAATTGATCGTCGAGCAAATCATCGAAGCCTTTGAAACTCATGTTCTTCCAAAAGTCGATAAGATGACTAAGCAAGTTATCCATGGAGATTATAATGAACAAAATATCATAGTCGAACAGAAGAGGAAGAACTCGGATGAGTTCAAAGTTTGTGGAATCATCGACTTTGGAGACACAAGCTATTCACCGATTATCTTTGAAATTGGCGTAGCTATGACTTATATGATTTTGCAAGCCAAAAGTCTTGTAGCTGGTGGAGTGTTTTTGGCCGGTTATGATACCAATAAACCCCTGAAGGCAGAagagaagaaatatttgaaatattgtgttGCAGCAAGGCTAGCTCAGAGTTTGACTATGGGAGCCTACACACATTCTCTCCATCCGAGCAATGATTATGTGCTGGTTACGCAGGAAACTGGTTGGAAAATGATTGAAGATTTATGGGTGCACAACTTTGAGGGAATCGATGAAATTTGGGCTGATGCAGCTGATCATTATTTGAAGCAGAGCGATAAGTGA